A window from Citrus sinensis cultivar Valencia sweet orange chromosome 3, DVS_A1.0, whole genome shotgun sequence encodes these proteins:
- the LOC102614448 gene encoding germin-like protein subfamily 1 member 17, which yields MRNVQFLTGFALLILASSLASAFDPSPLQDICVAIDEPKNAVFVNGKFCKDPKLVRPGDFFLSGLDKPGNTANRLGFSVKNANVDQIPGLNTLGISAVRIDYAPYGQNPPHTHPRATEILTVLEGTLYVGFVTSNQLNNTLIAKVLKKGDAFVFPIGLIHFQFNIGKTNAVAIAALSSQNPGVITIANSVFGANPPINPDFLAKAFQLDADVVKDLEAKF from the exons ATGAGAAATGTTCAATTTCTTACAGGTTTTGCTCTCTTGATTTTGGCTTCTTCATTGGCCTCTGCCTTTGACCCTAGTCCTCTTCAGGATATCTGTGTAGCCATTGATGAGCCCAAGAACGCAG TCTTTGTCAACGGGAAGTTCTGCAAGGACCCCAAGCTTGTCAGGCCAGGAGATTTCTTCTTATCAGGGCTAGACAAGCCTGGAAACACCGCAAACCGACTTGGCTTCAGTGtaaaaaatgcaaatgttGACCAAATTCCAGGACTCAACACTCTCGGAATATCAGCAGTCCGTATTGACTATGCACCCTATGGCCAAAACCCTCCTCACACTCACCCTCGTGCCACTGAAATCCTGACGGTTTTGGAAGGAACACTTTATGTTGGTTTTGTGACATCAAACCAGCTAAACAACACACTCATTGCAAAAGTTCTGAAAAAGGGAGATGCTTTCGTGTTTCCAATTGGTTTGATTCACTTCCAGTTCAACATTGGAAAAACAAATGCAGTTGCCATCGCCGCTCTAAGCAGCCAGAATCCTGGTGTCATTACCATTGCAAACTCGGTCTTCGGAGCCAATCCTCCAATCAATCCTGATTTTCTTGCCAAGGCATTCCAGTTGGACGCAGATGTGGTGAAAGATCTTGAGGCCAAGTTCTAA